GGTACGGAGTGCCTTCGTATACGAGGCACCCGGCGCTCCACGGCTCACAACAGCCGTAGGGCGCCGGGTGCCGTTCCGTCTCTCAGGGTCTCCACGAGCAGGTCGAACAGTGTCGGTCCGCGCCCGGCCAGGGCCTCGTCGAGCCGCTGCCGGAACGCGGATCTGTTGCTGGGGTGCACCCGGCTCAGGCTCTGCCGCAGATACCGCGCCGTCTCCTCATGGCCCAGGGCCCGCGCGGAGAGGGCGTGGTCGCGCCATTCGAAGACGAAGTCGCCGTCGTCCGGGGTGCCCATTCCACCGCCGAGGCAGTCCGCGAGGGCGTCGAAGTTGCGGCCGAAGTATCCGCCGGGGCCGTTCACCGCCTCGCCGATCACTTCCCAGAACTGTTCCAGGCCGGTGACCCGGGAGCCGTCGATCACATAGGTCACGGTCATGTGGGGAGGGTACAACTCCGACCGCTTCCCGGAGGTTTGTGATCCGCGCCGCAGGTGGGGGGCTACGGCGCGGATCGGCTCGGATGACCGGGCGTCAGCAGCCCTGGTCGATCAGGTCGAACGTGGCGTAGTGGTCGCTGGTGTAGTAGTCCTCCTGGAACTCCTCACCCGTGACGATCCGGCGCGCGCCGCGGGTCGGGGAGCCCGGAGTGATGACCGTGTACTCGTGGTAGTAGCCGGTGCTCCGGCTGGGCAGGACGCCTTCGCGGTTCTGGAAGACGGAACCGTCCTGCGAGTAGGGGAACGGGCCGCCCTCGTCGATGAGGTCGAGGGTGTCGTGTGCCTGGGCGGGCAGTGCCGAGTAACAGATGCTGCCGACCGAGGCGGCGGAGGCCGTGGCGGTCGTGGTGACCGGGCTGCCGACGAGCAGGACGGACAGGAGGGCGGCTGCGCCACCGAGCGTGGTGATCCGTGGGGGGATTCGCATAGCCATCATGATGACGCGCGTAGACATGGTCCCGTCAACGCCAACCGGTGTGAATTTTTTGGGAGTTAACCGGAGGGGTGGGAATGTGACAGCCGTGTGTCCGCAGCTCCGGACGGTATCGCCCGTTCCCTGTTCACTTATTGATGAATCGACAAGCGTGGCAGCCCGCCAGTGGGGCATGCATCCCCGTGAAGGTGTTCCGCGAAGGAGCGCGATGAGAAGTCGAGAAGGGGGCGATTCACTGTGCGGGCGGGGGAGACGATGGAGCGTCACGGAGATGCCGATGCCAGGGCGGGCGGGGAGGCGCACGAGCCAGGGGCCCGGGGACAGCAGCCGGTCCGGCTGCACCGCAGACTGGACCGCACCGATCTGGCGGCCGTGAGCGAAGTGCGGTGTGCGCTGCGGGAGTTCTTGCGCTACCGGTGGCGGGTTGAGCCGGCCGAGGTGGCGGAGCTCCTGCTCAGCGAGCTGGTGACCAACGCACTGGTCCACACCGGGCGCGGCGCGGTCGTCACGGTGAGCGTGGTGCCCGCGAAACTACGGGTGGAGGTACGGGACTTCGTGCCCGCAATGCCCCTGTCGTACGTACCGAACGCCGACGACGGTACGCATGGCCGGGGGCTGATTCTGGTGCAGAGCCTCGCGGACGCCTGGGGGGTCGGCGCGCACGCTCTGGGCAAGGTCGTGTGGTTCGAGCTGGACGGCGAAAGATCCTGAGAGTGCCCTGAGGGAGCCCGGAGAGCGCGAAGAGGCCCTGAGAGCGCGGAAGGGTCCGGGCCGTCAGGGCCTCGTGCGAGTGATCAGCTGTCAGGGCCTCGTGCGGCGGATCAGCCGAACTGCTGCTCCAGATCCTTCAGCTTCCGCTCCAGCGAGTCGAGCCGGGGCAGTGCCTGGGTGTCGTCCTCGGCGGTGAGGTCGACGGTGATCGGGTCATTCGCGTTCCGGTCCGAGGCGTGAGAGCTCGGACCCGTCACGGCCTGCAGGGACGGCCGGGCGCGCAGGGGCAGTTGTCCCGGCTCGGATATGGCGGGCTCCACGACGGACTGCGCGGAGGCCGTCGCGGGGGCGATCGCCTGGACGTCCACCTGGGTGCCGCCCCGGCCGACCCGGCGCCAGGCCCGGTTCTGCCGGTTCAGCGCCCTGATGTGGGCCCGGTCCAGCTTCTCCTGGTCCCTCCTGCGGAGGCGGTTCTGTTCCTTCTCCCGCCGGTCCTCACGCACCTCGTCGACCGCTTC
This sequence is a window from Streptomyces sp. NBC_01217. Protein-coding genes within it:
- a CDS encoding barstar family protein, with the protein product MTVTYVIDGSRVTGLEQFWEVIGEAVNGPGGYFGRNFDALADCLGGGMGTPDDGDFVFEWRDHALSARALGHEETARYLRQSLSRVHPSNRSAFRQRLDEALAGRGPTLFDLLVETLRDGTAPGALRLL
- a CDS encoding ribonuclease domain-containing protein — encoded protein: MRIPPRITTLGGAAALLSVLLVGSPVTTTATASAASVGSICYSALPAQAHDTLDLIDEGGPFPYSQDGSVFQNREGVLPSRSTGYYHEYTVITPGSPTRGARRIVTGEEFQEDYYTSDHYATFDLIDQGC
- a CDS encoding ATP-binding protein, translated to MDRTDLAAVSEVRCALREFLRYRWRVEPAEVAELLLSELVTNALVHTGRGAVVTVSVVPAKLRVEVRDFVPAMPLSYVPNADDGTHGRGLILVQSLADAWGVGAHALGKVVWFELDGERS